Proteins encoded by one window of Salvia splendens isolate huo1 chromosome 7, SspV2, whole genome shotgun sequence:
- the LOC121742220 gene encoding BEL1-like homeodomain protein 9 has product MNSLRPELHIAQQSRRDKLRIQQDTYFPHDALSYDASEMINFSVNPLLNPGPLKPPEEAPFPTTDAQYFSAWKTSQDWVANHTSIYNSTNPISALNVKPNYLWYDQDLHPSLPNSDMNGASSLYQNLALQDLEFASLRHKSSGETGHVGPWVVGGNGSSQWCGELDFARSNAQALSLSLSSVPPPKVHETQIAERGLQARGVCGSSNDQDSRTWKPEMLFPPINQNVSSGSRIHGVQGLTHRNPGPLGPFTGYATILQSSRFLRPAQQILEELCCIARPKDVEICDVSDEILEEVRVSSEGDTNNNDRSMGAFVFDGSSGKSQEAGGTSCSLDAQRPENHQTEKLLFMKDEVCKRYKQYHQQMQMVVSSFESVAGLSAAIPYVSLALKLIAKHFRCLMNAIMDQLKSIKNALRDEFSSPSAATARNKGDANASGLKFFDQSFQKQKGAGNIGILENQTIWRPQRGLPERAVSVLRAWLFDHFLHPYPTDTDKHMLATQTGLTRNQVSNWFINARVRIWKPMVEEIHMLETKVSDNVGKSSNGKTAVEGCSQGDDSSQSLNRLRLHAVPDQQGECSGFGPPGQEGDKFKASMWNQEKRSRIEYHVQGSVDGPMMGFMPSHGSGIEGGGIGSVSLTLGLRQSPEGSQLPPMQQERHMRHYGGQIIRDFVG; this is encoded by the exons ATGAACAGCTTAAGGCCTGAGCTCCACATCGCGCAGCAAAGCCGTCGAGACAAGTTGCGAATTCAGCAAGACACCTATTTCCCTCACGATGCTCTAAGCTACGATGCGTCGGAGATGATCAACTTCTCTGTCAATCCGCTGCTCAATCCGGGCCCCCTCAAGCCGCCCGAAGAGGCCCCCTTTCCGACCACTGACGCACAATACTTTAGCGCATGGAAAACCTCACAAGATTGGGTGGCTAATCACACCTCAATTTACAATTCTACTAATCCTATTTCGGCGCTGAATGTTAAGCCTAATTATCTATGGTATGATCAAGACCTGCATCCATCTCTGCCCAATTCAGACATGAATGGCGCCTCCTCACTTTACCAGAATCTTGCGTTGCAAGACCTCGAATTCGCCTCTCTCCGCCACAAGAGCTCAGGGGAAACCGGCCACGTTGGGCCTTGGGTGGTTGGTGGGAATGGCTCCAGCCAATGGTGCGGCGAGCTTGATTTCGCTCGTTCCAACGCACAAGCGCTCTCGCTCTCGCTCTCGTCCGTTCCACCGCCGAAAGTCCACGAGACTCAGATTGCTGAGAGGGGTTTGCAAGCGAGAGGTGTCTGTGGAAGTAGTAATGATCAAGATTCGAGAACTTGGAAGCCGGAGATGCTGTTTCCTCCGATTAATCAGAATGTGTCGAGCGGTAGTAGAATTCACGGGGTGCAGGGTTTGACTCATCGGAACCCTGGCCCGTTGGGCCCGTTCACCGGATACGCGACCATTCTCCAAAGCTCGAGGTTCTTAAGGCCGGCTCAGCAGATTTTGGAGGAGCTATGCTGCATTGCCAGACCTAAAGATGTCGAAATATGCGATGTTTCTGATGAGATTTTGGAGGAGGTTAGGGTTTCCAGTGAAGGTGATACTAACAATAACGACCGTTCCATGGGGGCGTTCGTGTTCGATGGTTCTAGTGGTAAGAGCCAGGAGGCCGGGGGTACGAGCTGCTCGTTGGATGCTCAACGGCCGGAGAATCATCAGACGGAGAAGCTGTTGTTTATGAAGGATGAG GTTTGCAAAAGGTATAAACAGTATCACCAGCAGATGCAAATGGTGGTGTCATCTTTCGAATCAGTGGCCGGCCTCAGCGCTGCCATTCCTTACGTGTCGTTAGCCCTAAAGTTGATTGCCAAGCATTTCCGGTGTTTGATGAATGCAATAATGGACCAGCTCAAGAGCATAAAAAACGCGCTGAGGGATGAATTCTCGTCCCCGTCTGCTGCCACAGCCAGAAACAAGGGCGATGCCAATGCTTCGGGGTTGAAGTTTTTTGATCAAAGCTTCCAAAAGCAGAAAGGGGCAGGGAATATTGGCATTCTTGAAAACCAGACTATTTGGAGGCCTCAGCGAGGCCTACCAGAACGTGCCGTTTCTGTTTTGAGAGCGTGGTTGTTCGATCATTTTCTTCATCC GTATCCTACAGACACTGACAAGCATATGCTGGCCACGCAGACCGGCCTAACTCGAAACCAG GTTTCCAATTGGTTTATCAATGCTCGTGTCCGTATATGGAAGCCGATGGTCGAAGAGATACACATGCTCGAAACCAAAGTGTCTGATAATGTGGGGAAAAGTAGTAATGGCAAAACTGCAGTTGAAGGTTGCAGTCAAGGCGACGACAGCAGCCAATCTTTGAACCGGCTGAGATTGCATGCTGTCCCGGACCAGCAGGGCGAATGCTCGGGTTTTGGCCCTCCCGGGCAGGAGGGGGATAAGTTTAAGGCAAGCATGTGGAATCAAGAGAAACGTTCAAGAATCGAGTACCACGTCCAGGGCAGCGTTGATGGGCCGATGATGGGGTTCATGCCGTCTCATGGAAGTGGCATCGAGGGGGGCGGGATAGGGTCGGTGTCGCTGACTTTGGGTCTCAGGCAAAGCCCTGAAGGCAGTCAGCTGCCTCCGATGCAGCAGGAGAGGCATATGAGGCATTATGGAGGTCAGATAATT